One Paraburkholderia agricolaris DNA segment encodes these proteins:
- a CDS encoding DSD1 family PLP-dependent enzyme produces MSSIHNIQVLPAASPGNPLTSIDTPALLLDADAFERNLDVMQARADAAGVALRPHAKAHKCPAIALAQIQRGAVGICCQKVSEALPFLHAGVTDIHISNEVIGAAKLDLLARMALHGRFSVCVDHPDQVIALAAATAGHGSRIDVFVEINVGQNRCGVDDARQVLQLLEVIAAHAQLTFKGLQAYQGGIQHIRDYAERRDAAGLAAARTAEVVDALRRDGVVCAVVTGGGSGSVEFDLASGVYTEVQPGSYAFMDGDYGRNVYTDALRFEHSLFLATSVISVGNSDAGQVVVVDAGLKSLAVDSGLPTVWGGDGMSDTLHYTVVNDEHGSVQMLNRDVVKPVLGSQLLLVPGHCDPTLNLHDELVVFRGERVEVIWPVSARGHSR; encoded by the coding sequence ATGAGCAGCATTCACAATATCCAGGTCCTACCGGCAGCTAGTCCGGGAAATCCGCTGACAAGCATCGATACACCCGCGCTACTGCTGGACGCCGACGCGTTCGAGCGCAATCTGGATGTCATGCAGGCGCGAGCCGATGCGGCCGGCGTAGCGTTGCGTCCGCATGCCAAAGCGCACAAATGCCCGGCTATCGCGCTCGCGCAGATCCAGCGCGGGGCCGTCGGCATCTGCTGCCAGAAGGTCAGCGAGGCGCTGCCTTTCCTGCATGCCGGTGTCACGGACATTCATATCAGCAACGAAGTGATCGGAGCCGCGAAGCTGGATCTGCTGGCGCGGATGGCATTGCATGGGCGTTTCAGCGTGTGTGTCGACCACCCGGATCAGGTGATCGCGTTAGCGGCGGCAACCGCGGGGCACGGCAGCCGTATCGACGTCTTCGTCGAAATCAACGTCGGCCAGAACCGCTGCGGCGTGGACGATGCCCGCCAGGTGTTGCAGTTGCTGGAAGTAATAGCCGCCCACGCTCAATTGACCTTCAAAGGTTTGCAGGCCTACCAGGGCGGCATCCAGCATATCCGCGATTATGCCGAGCGGCGCGATGCCGCGGGGCTCGCCGCCGCTCGCACGGCCGAGGTGGTCGACGCGCTCCGCCGTGATGGCGTGGTCTGCGCGGTTGTCACCGGCGGCGGCAGCGGCAGCGTCGAGTTCGATCTTGCCAGTGGGGTCTACACCGAAGTGCAACCCGGTTCTTACGCGTTCATGGATGGGGACTACGGTCGCAATGTCTATACCGACGCACTGCGCTTCGAACACAGCCTGTTTCTCGCCACGTCGGTGATCAGCGTTGGCAATAGCGACGCCGGACAGGTCGTGGTGGTCGACGCGGGACTCAAATCTCTCGCCGTCGATTCCGGTCTGCCGACGGTTTGGGGCGGTGACGGCATGAGCGACACCTTGCACTACACGGTCGTCAACGACGAACATGGGAGTGTGCAGATGCTCAATCGCGACGTCGTCAAACCGGTGCTGGGAAGCCAGCTTCTGCTGGTGCCGGGCCATTGCGACCCGACGCTTAATCTGCACGACGAGCTCGTGGTGTTTCGCGGTGAGCGCGTTGAGGTGATATGGCCCGTGAGTGCTCGCGGTCATAGCCGTTAG
- a CDS encoding M81 family metallopeptidase, with protein MHNSNATLRFVVGGICHETNTYATEFTGYTQLPDFMCVSGDEVEAEYAGTNRSVGGYIEAAHALGIELVYSTLAFAWPSGTIGASVYEQLKQSVLAGIRDALPVDGVLMAPHGAGVVEGIDDLEGDLLAAVRELVGDNVPIASVYDLHGQMTDSMRIYGDLTLPCRLYPHTDLLQRGVEAVELLAQTARGALGPVTAMHRLPMLGIVMSTDAGFPAADVNDLCARIGERPGVIDCSWFHGFPYADIPAPCPTVVCTTDGDLDLAQRYADEVADWIWTNREAFRPKVLAPEEGVRQALAVESGMVVINESSDNPGGGAPGDATHLLRALLDARLPPETACFVAIHDREVAQQAERAGVGATIEVKLGGKLGKMQGAPIVAQAYVKAVTDGRFTNFLGSMLEGLQFDLGTSCRLIIEGVDVIVISRPTQTFDHAMLLLHGIDVKCRKIVALKSSNHFRAGFQALASAIVTVDGPGLSSADVASFPRSRLAQRLWPLDEDVVRVSPGQLAQPS; from the coding sequence ATGCATAATTCAAATGCAACCCTGAGGTTTGTCGTCGGCGGTATCTGCCACGAGACCAATACCTATGCGACGGAGTTCACGGGTTACACGCAGCTACCCGACTTCATGTGTGTCAGTGGCGATGAAGTTGAAGCGGAGTATGCGGGAACCAATCGTTCGGTAGGCGGCTACATCGAGGCGGCCCACGCGTTGGGGATCGAACTGGTTTACTCGACTCTGGCGTTCGCCTGGCCGTCCGGAACCATTGGCGCGAGTGTCTACGAACAGCTGAAGCAATCCGTGCTCGCCGGGATCAGAGACGCACTCCCGGTTGATGGCGTCTTGATGGCGCCGCACGGAGCGGGTGTGGTGGAGGGGATCGACGATCTCGAAGGCGACCTGCTTGCGGCGGTACGCGAACTGGTGGGCGACAACGTGCCCATTGCATCGGTCTACGATCTGCATGGGCAGATGACGGACTCGATGCGTATCTATGGCGACCTGACGCTGCCGTGCCGGCTCTATCCGCATACGGACCTCCTTCAGCGCGGCGTCGAGGCTGTCGAACTGTTGGCCCAGACAGCCCGCGGCGCACTCGGACCGGTCACGGCAATGCACCGGTTGCCCATGCTGGGTATCGTCATGAGCACGGATGCCGGGTTTCCCGCGGCCGACGTCAACGATTTGTGCGCGCGTATCGGTGAACGGCCGGGGGTAATCGACTGCTCCTGGTTCCATGGTTTTCCCTACGCGGATATTCCCGCACCGTGCCCCACGGTGGTGTGTACGACCGATGGCGACCTTGACCTCGCGCAGCGCTACGCCGATGAAGTTGCCGACTGGATCTGGACGAACCGGGAGGCCTTCAGGCCCAAGGTCCTTGCACCGGAAGAGGGCGTCAGGCAAGCCCTGGCAGTCGAGTCAGGGATGGTCGTGATCAACGAGAGTTCGGACAACCCGGGCGGCGGTGCGCCAGGCGATGCGACGCATTTGTTGCGGGCACTTCTGGATGCGCGGTTGCCGCCGGAAACCGCATGCTTCGTGGCGATTCACGACCGGGAAGTCGCGCAACAGGCTGAGCGTGCCGGCGTCGGCGCAACGATAGAAGTCAAACTCGGCGGGAAGCTCGGCAAGATGCAAGGCGCTCCCATCGTTGCGCAGGCGTATGTCAAAGCCGTTACCGACGGCCGCTTCACGAATTTTCTAGGGTCCATGCTGGAGGGGCTTCAATTCGATCTCGGGACATCGTGCAGACTCATCATCGAGGGCGTCGACGTCATTGTTATCTCGCGTCCGACGCAGACTTTCGATCACGCGATGCTGCTGCTTCACGGCATCGATGTGAAGTGCCGCAAGATCGTTGCGCTCAAAAGCTCCAACCATTTCCGGGCGGGATTCCAGGCCCTGGCCTCCGCGATCGTTACCGTCGATGGCCCGGGACTCAGTTCAGCCGATGTCGCATCGTTTCCTCGTTCGCGCCTCGCCCAGCGCCTTTGGCCACTCGATGAAGACGTCGTGCGCGTGAGCCCCGGGCAGCTTGCGCAGCCTTCCTGA
- a CDS encoding TonB-dependent receptor: MGIKTKQNRPPRGKHNNGRALVRPVSGRYASMLVGPAVGLTVLCAHAQTAPSIPTPASAPVAASATTAASAAKPQAAAKSAATANATTLNTVEITANRRREPAREVPMQVNALSSEELQRKGDASMRDYLTKEPGVSLSSVGAGNAQITMRGITTGTDISPTVGVYVDEVPFGSSTIYGSGSQLSLDMGLLDLNHIELLRGPQGTLYGAGAMGGLLKYVTNEPDTEGGVTGHAGIMFSGTDHGGLNHTESAVVNVPIKQDVAALRVSAFNQQDGGYVNRIGGDPEKGVDGASTRGGRASLTVTPTNALTVRLTATTQQIKRDGTASVDYNFYTRQPVYGDLTQNRLVDEPFDQIIELYSANIEYDFGWARLNAISAYQTIRSSQTSDDSAVYPGILNAQFGAPLFRTAAANLAISTDKFTQELRLTSPANRKLEWIAGLFYTSERSSQNQSLTATGPTTSLNLLTNQFPSTYKEYAAYGDLTYHFTSRLSATAGLRVAHNDQTFSAIASGPLAGSGNQPGQSADTSKTYLFTLGYLVTQNSSLYGRIASGYRPGGPQPSYHDPVTGQMSPGTFNPDTLTSYEVGYKADFLDKRASLSVSAFDIEWKNIQLNTIINTLGVVANGGKARSRGLEFFGTLNPTPQWHLGAGLTYLDSRLTQDVVGIGAMSGDRLPNTPDLSATVNIDYLFNVASYRAYVGATEAYIGQRNSNFPGSKTAPNFSMPGYFTTDLRAGIDLHKANVSLFVHNLFNKRGMQAAGSSFVPLGGPASVIFIQPLTVGMQIDVPF, from the coding sequence GTGGGTATAAAGACCAAGCAGAACAGGCCCCCGCGGGGAAAACACAACAACGGCCGCGCTCTCGTGCGGCCCGTGAGCGGGCGCTATGCGTCGATGCTCGTCGGGCCCGCTGTCGGACTGACGGTACTGTGTGCGCATGCGCAAACGGCGCCCTCCATCCCAACGCCGGCGTCGGCACCGGTCGCCGCGAGCGCCACCACCGCGGCGTCGGCGGCCAAACCCCAGGCAGCGGCAAAGAGCGCTGCGACCGCAAACGCCACGACCCTGAACACTGTTGAAATTACGGCGAACCGCCGCCGGGAACCGGCGCGTGAAGTGCCGATGCAGGTCAATGCGCTGAGCTCGGAAGAACTGCAACGCAAGGGTGACGCGTCAATGCGCGATTACCTGACGAAGGAGCCGGGCGTATCGCTCTCCTCGGTGGGCGCGGGCAATGCGCAGATCACCATGCGCGGGATCACGACCGGCACCGACATTTCGCCGACAGTCGGCGTCTACGTCGACGAAGTACCGTTCGGCTCCAGCACGATCTATGGGTCCGGTTCACAACTTTCACTGGACATGGGGCTGCTCGACCTCAACCACATCGAGTTGCTGCGAGGTCCGCAAGGCACGCTGTACGGTGCGGGTGCAATGGGCGGGCTGCTGAAGTACGTGACAAACGAGCCGGATACAGAGGGCGGCGTCACCGGTCATGCCGGCATCATGTTCTCGGGCACCGACCACGGCGGCCTCAACCATACCGAGAGCGCGGTGGTGAATGTGCCGATCAAGCAGGACGTCGCCGCCCTGCGAGTCAGCGCCTTCAACCAGCAGGACGGCGGTTACGTGAACCGTATCGGCGGCGATCCGGAAAAAGGCGTGGACGGCGCCAGCACCCGCGGCGGCCGCGCATCCCTGACAGTAACGCCGACCAATGCGCTGACAGTGCGCCTGACCGCAACCACGCAGCAGATCAAGCGCGATGGCACGGCGTCCGTGGATTACAACTTCTACACGCGGCAACCGGTCTACGGCGACCTGACCCAGAACCGGCTGGTTGACGAGCCGTTCGACCAGATCATCGAACTCTATTCCGCGAACATTGAGTACGACTTCGGGTGGGCACGCCTGAACGCCATTTCGGCCTATCAGACCATACGCTCCAGCCAGACCAGCGACGACTCCGCTGTCTATCCCGGCATCCTGAACGCCCAGTTCGGTGCGCCGCTGTTTCGCACGGCTGCCGCGAATCTGGCTATCTCCACGGACAAGTTCACCCAGGAATTGCGCCTCACCTCCCCGGCCAATCGCAAGCTCGAGTGGATTGCCGGGCTTTTTTACACAAGCGAACGCAGCAGTCAGAATCAGTCTCTCACGGCCACCGGGCCCACGACATCGCTCAATCTGCTCACGAATCAATTTCCGTCGACCTACAAGGAATACGCAGCCTACGGCGATCTGACCTATCACTTCACCAGCCGATTGTCCGCAACCGCCGGCTTGCGGGTTGCCCATAACGACCAGACGTTCAGCGCCATCGCATCGGGCCCGCTTGCCGGATCGGGAAATCAACCGGGCCAGTCTGCTGATACGAGCAAGACGTATCTCTTTACGCTCGGCTATCTGGTAACGCAAAACAGCAGCCTGTACGGACGGATCGCAAGCGGCTACCGCCCCGGCGGTCCGCAACCGAGCTATCACGATCCTGTTACTGGGCAAATGTCGCCGGGAACGTTCAACCCCGACACGCTGACCAGTTATGAAGTGGGCTACAAGGCCGACTTCCTGGATAAGCGCGCCTCGTTATCCGTGTCGGCATTCGATATCGAATGGAAGAACATCCAGCTCAACACCATCATCAACACCCTCGGCGTGGTTGCCAACGGCGGCAAGGCCCGTTCAAGGGGACTGGAGTTCTTCGGCACACTGAATCCGACTCCGCAGTGGCATCTGGGCGCGGGCCTCACCTATCTCGACTCGCGGCTCACCCAGGATGTGGTGGGCATTGGAGCCATGTCGGGCGACCGCCTGCCCAATACCCCCGATCTCTCGGCCACGGTCAACATCGACTATCTCTTCAACGTCGCCTCGTATCGCGCCTACGTGGGCGCGACCGAAGCCTATATCGGGCAGCGCAACTCGAATTTCCCTGGAAGCAAGACTGCGCCGAACTTCAGCATGCCGGGTTATTTCACGACGGACCTGCGTGCCGGTATCGATCTGCACAAGGCGAACGTTTCCCTCTTTGTTCATAACCTGTTCAACAAACGCGGCATGCAGGCAGCGGGCAGTTCCTTCGTTCCGCTCGGCGGACCCGCGTCGGTTATCTTCATCCAGCCTCTGACGGTTGGCATGCAGATCGACGTGCCGTTCTAA
- a CDS encoding alpha/beta hydrolase, whose translation MTQAQPVSIPNSRKIDFVSGVNGHEYSISVALPMLPAPERGYRVLYVLDAHAYFASAMEAVRANVHDVVVVGIGYPSDPAFIRKAIEPLGAMPGLNELTSMSYAFGLKRMYDLSLPVSAEVLATQQIPGFNLTPDRVGGLDDFLATIETEVKPRVAELVSIDSTNQAIFGHSLGGLAVLHALFVEPNAFRTFIAASPSIWWSEKAVLANEEKFSAAVHAGTASPRVLVTMGSEEETPTPVPAALAMAQAELDARVLSNRMVGNARELTARLQALRGSNGYQVEDYAVFARQGHGLAPWPALGRAIDFAFK comes from the coding sequence ATGACGCAAGCTCAGCCTGTTTCGATTCCGAATAGCCGGAAAATCGATTTTGTTTCCGGGGTTAATGGCCATGAATACTCGATCAGCGTGGCGTTGCCGATGCTGCCGGCGCCTGAACGCGGCTACCGGGTGCTCTATGTGCTCGACGCGCATGCCTATTTCGCGAGCGCCATGGAAGCGGTTCGCGCCAACGTGCATGACGTGGTGGTTGTGGGTATTGGCTATCCCAGCGATCCTGCTTTTATCAGGAAGGCCATTGAGCCGCTTGGGGCGATGCCGGGCCTGAACGAACTGACCTCGATGTCTTACGCGTTCGGCTTGAAGCGTATGTACGACCTCAGCTTGCCGGTCAGTGCCGAAGTTTTGGCTACGCAGCAGATACCGGGTTTCAATCTGACACCGGATCGGGTTGGCGGTCTCGACGACTTTCTTGCGACCATTGAAACGGAGGTCAAGCCTCGCGTCGCGGAGCTGGTCTCTATCGACAGCACGAACCAGGCGATCTTCGGGCATTCGCTGGGCGGTCTGGCTGTTCTCCACGCGTTATTCGTCGAACCGAACGCTTTCCGAACCTTTATCGCGGCAAGTCCGTCGATCTGGTGGAGCGAGAAAGCGGTGCTGGCGAACGAGGAGAAGTTTTCGGCTGCGGTGCACGCCGGTACGGCCAGTCCGCGGGTACTCGTGACCATGGGTAGCGAGGAGGAGACCCCGACCCCCGTCCCGGCCGCGCTCGCAATGGCTCAGGCCGAACTCGATGCGCGCGTTCTCAGCAACCGGATGGTCGGGAACGCGCGTGAGCTCACCGCCAGATTGCAAGCCTTGCGCGGCTCGAATGGGTATCAGGTTGAGGACTACGCGGTCTTCGCCAGGCAGGGGCATGGGCTTGCACCGTGGCCCGCGCTCGGCCGCGCGATCGACTTTGCTTTTAAGTGA
- a CDS encoding serine hydrolase domain-containing protein, with product MVVQALNVNVSALDEIFEPFNRSNVPGLVVGIAQHGKLLYRRGFGLASLEHAVANTPGTRMRIGSISKHFASLLTLLLVEEGKLDLDTPIRSYVPELTGPGGDPTVRQLLMHRGGSRCYLDIGFLCRGLAIAPLGTALATQVRQTGRNFAPGDMMIYNNGGYHLVSIAIERVGGASFEAQLKARLFDPLGMRDTESIPSDYSITPGIATMHTPAPGGGWRRGLFPSEENRGEGAIVSTVDDMLRWAEHLRTRDRFGSPASWTALTGLAPFPDGATGSYALGLMVQSYRGVRIVHHSGGVVGGSSQMLTAPDHELDIVIMANGASACYPVKLAEQALDLLLADHLGERTPTIAAADYKDLLGDWWSADTGMIYGLVDEEGVLKLSLCSSPKGFPLEKGLNGQVVARGTGAGMGDVEIGLDEAARGAGLTVRFGGQAAVYRKVARDTAAAEAFAEAVAGQYYSADADCKAVIARDGERIVLRCGDAYGQTESELVCLGETLACTASSLAGWSCALSFSKQGGRVSGFQLNSGRTRNLSFERRHAD from the coding sequence ATGGTGGTTCAAGCGTTGAATGTGAATGTCAGTGCTCTTGACGAGATTTTCGAGCCTTTCAATCGCAGCAATGTACCGGGCCTGGTGGTGGGCATCGCGCAGCACGGCAAGCTGTTGTACCGGCGCGGTTTCGGGCTCGCCAGCCTGGAGCATGCGGTGGCCAACACGCCGGGCACGCGCATGCGGATCGGTTCGATCAGCAAGCACTTTGCGAGTCTGCTGACGCTGCTGCTGGTCGAGGAGGGCAAACTCGATCTCGACACGCCGATCCGAAGCTACGTTCCCGAACTCACCGGCCCGGGCGGAGACCCTACGGTCCGGCAACTCCTGATGCATCGCGGCGGTTCGCGCTGCTATCTCGACATTGGCTTCCTGTGCCGCGGGTTGGCGATTGCCCCGCTGGGTACCGCGCTGGCCACGCAGGTTCGCCAGACGGGGCGCAACTTCGCGCCCGGCGACATGATGATTTACAACAATGGCGGCTATCACCTGGTTTCGATCGCGATCGAACGGGTGGGCGGCGCGTCGTTCGAGGCGCAGTTGAAGGCGCGCCTGTTCGATCCTTTGGGGATGCGCGACACCGAGTCGATCCCAAGCGACTACAGCATCACGCCGGGCATTGCGACGATGCATACGCCGGCGCCCGGCGGCGGCTGGCGGCGCGGTCTGTTTCCTTCGGAAGAGAATCGCGGCGAGGGCGCCATCGTCTCGACGGTCGACGACATGCTGCGCTGGGCTGAACATCTGCGTACGCGAGACCGTTTCGGCTCGCCCGCAAGCTGGACTGCGCTGACCGGGCTTGCCCCCTTTCCTGACGGTGCCACCGGAAGCTACGCACTGGGTTTAATGGTTCAGTCTTATCGGGGCGTGCGAATCGTGCATCACTCCGGCGGCGTGGTCGGCGGGTCGAGCCAGATGCTCACGGCGCCCGACCATGAACTCGATATCGTGATCATGGCCAATGGCGCATCCGCGTGCTATCCGGTGAAGCTGGCCGAGCAGGCGCTCGATCTCCTCCTCGCCGACCATCTGGGTGAGCGCACGCCTACGATCGCGGCGGCTGACTACAAGGACCTGCTCGGCGACTGGTGGTCTGCGGACACCGGCATGATCTACGGGCTGGTCGACGAGGAAGGTGTGCTGAAGCTGTCGCTGTGCAGCAGTCCGAAAGGGTTTCCGTTGGAGAAAGGACTGAACGGCCAGGTCGTTGCACGGGGCACCGGTGCGGGCATGGGCGATGTCGAAATCGGACTTGACGAAGCCGCGCGCGGCGCTGGCTTGACGGTCAGGTTCGGCGGGCAAGCCGCGGTCTACCGGAAGGTCGCGCGGGACACCGCTGCCGCAGAAGCTTTCGCCGAAGCGGTCGCGGGCCAGTACTACAGCGCCGACGCCGACTGCAAAGCCGTGATTGCCCGCGACGGTGAACGCATCGTGCTTCGCTGCGGCGATGCTTACGGACAAACGGAGAGTGAATTGGTTTGTCTGGGCGAGACGCTTGCATGCACTGCGTCTTCCCTCGCAGGATGGTCCTGTGCGTTGAGTTTTTCGAAGCAAGGTGGGCGAGTAAGCGGCTTCCAGCTCAACTCGGGGCGAACGCGCAATCTTTCGTTCGAACGCCGGCACGCAGACTGA
- a CDS encoding serine hydrolase domain-containing protein, whose translation MVGPELNADVSSALDGLFAPFNRGDVPGLVVGIAQHGKLLYRRGFGLASLEHAVANTPATRMRIASISKHFTALLTLLLVEDGKLDLDTPIRSYIPELTGSSGDPTVRQLLLHRGGSRCFIDIGLLCRGLAVPPVGTGLATQVRQTGRNFAPGDTMLYNNGGYHLISIAIERVGGASFEAQLKQRLFDPLEMRDTESIPSDYSITPGIATMHTPAPGGGWRRGLFPSEENRGEGAIVSTIDDMLRWTEHLRTQDRFGSPATWAALTQLVPFPDGSVGGYALGLVVEPYRGVRVVHHSGGVIGASSQMLTAPDHGLDIVIMANGAPACSPVKLAEQALDLILADHLGDCAPTIAAAGYKDLLGDWWSPDTGMIYGLVDDEGALKLSMCGLAQGVPLRKAADGRVILPAVGMGEVELGLDDAAGSLELTIRFGGQSARYRKVARDTADVEAFVEAAAGQYYSADAGCTAVIARDGKRIVLRCGDAYGQAESELICLGETLACLAPSPMGWCAAFSFSKQGGRMTGFQINLPRTRNLTFERKQRG comes from the coding sequence ATGGTGGGTCCAGAGTTGAATGCGGATGTCAGCAGTGCCCTTGACGGTCTTTTTGCCCCTTTCAATCGCGGCGATGTGCCGGGTCTGGTGGTGGGTATTGCGCAGCACGGCAAGCTGCTGTACCGGCGCGGTTTCGGGCTCGCCAGTCTGGAGCATGCCGTGGCCAACACGCCGGCTACGCGCATGCGGATCGCCTCGATCAGCAAACACTTCACCGCGCTGCTGACCCTGCTGCTGGTCGAGGATGGCAAGCTCGATCTCGACACGCCGATCCGAAGCTACATTCCGGAACTCACCGGCTCGAGCGGCGACCCCACGGTCCGGCAACTGCTTTTGCATCGTGGCGGCTCGCGCTGCTTTATCGACATCGGGCTCCTATGCCGGGGATTAGCCGTGCCCCCGGTAGGGACCGGCCTTGCCACGCAAGTTCGACAAACGGGTCGTAACTTCGCGCCCGGCGACACGATGCTTTACAACAATGGCGGCTATCACCTGATTTCGATCGCGATCGAGAGGGTGGGGGGCGCGTCGTTCGAAGCGCAGCTAAAGCAACGCCTGTTCGATCCTTTGGAGATGCGCGATACCGAGTCGATCCCGAGCGACTACAGCATCACGCCGGGCATTGCGACGATGCATACACCGGCGCCCGGCGGCGGCTGGCGGCGCGGCCTGTTTCCTTCGGAAGAGAATCGCGGTGAGGGCGCCATCGTCTCGACGATCGACGACATGTTGCGCTGGACGGAACATCTTCGTACGCAAGACCGGTTCGGTTCGCCCGCAACATGGGCTGCGTTGACCCAGCTGGTGCCCTTTCCAGACGGAAGCGTCGGAGGTTATGCGTTGGGCCTGGTAGTCGAGCCCTATCGGGGTGTGCGCGTCGTGCATCACTCCGGCGGCGTGATCGGCGCGTCGAGCCAGATGCTCACGGCGCCGGACCATGGCCTCGATATCGTGATCATGGCCAATGGCGCACCTGCATGCAGTCCGGTGAAGCTGGCCGAGCAGGCGCTCGATCTCATTCTTGCCGACCATCTGGGCGATTGCGCGCCCACGATCGCGGCGGCCGGCTACAAAGACCTGCTCGGTGACTGGTGGTCACCGGACACCGGCATGATCTACGGTCTGGTCGATGATGAGGGCGCGCTGAAGCTGTCGATGTGCGGGCTAGCGCAAGGGGTGCCGTTGAGAAAAGCGGCCGATGGACGGGTCATCTTGCCAGCCGTAGGCATGGGGGAGGTCGAGCTCGGGCTGGACGATGCGGCGGGGAGCCTGGAGTTGACGATCCGGTTCGGCGGACAATCCGCGCGCTATCGAAAAGTCGCGCGAGACACCGCCGACGTCGAAGCTTTCGTCGAAGCGGCCGCGGGCCAGTACTACAGCGCCGACGCTGGCTGCACCGCTGTTATCGCCCGGGACGGCAAACGCATCGTGCTTCGCTGCGGCGACGCGTATGGGCAAGCCGAGAGCGAGCTGATTTGCCTGGGCGAGACGCTTGCCTGTCTCGCGCCTTCGCCGATGGGTTGGTGCGCCGCCTTCAGTTTTTCAAAGCAGGGCGGCCGCATGACAGGATTTCAGATCAACTTGCCGCGCACCAGAAATCTCACGTTCGAGCGCAAACAGAGAGGCTGA
- a CDS encoding D-serine ammonia-lyase, with the protein MFESNDLLSELRSRQPLLWLNPNAGSPLPTNAPTADQITEAENRLARCEPLMAELFPELSACAGKVESPLVAADRLQAALTDPGKPQGTWFIKRDDALPVAGSIKARGGFHEVLALAESIAIEHGLMEAGGDCRLLASPPARALFAQHTVTVGSTGNLGLSIGVMAAALGFEAVVHMSTDAKLWKKERLRQRGVQVVEHEGDYAQAVAGGRAQALDMSRCHFVDDEGSLMLFLGYAAAARHLARQLAEAGRRVDAAHPLFVYLPCGVGGAPGGITYGLTALFGPHVHCFFAEPVASPCMLVQLAAGCDEPVSVYDIGLDNRTDADGLAVGQASYLVSPLMAAQVAGVFTVSDDELYTQLHVVKRTMEIELEPSAVAGVGGPAWLSESTAGRDYLRTRNLDLNAATHVIWTTGGSLVPPEEHRRFQARAKAPGVPQG; encoded by the coding sequence ATGTTTGAATCCAACGATTTGTTATCCGAACTAAGATCGCGGCAACCGCTGCTGTGGCTCAACCCGAATGCCGGTTCCCCGTTGCCGACAAACGCGCCCACGGCGGACCAGATCACCGAAGCCGAAAACCGGCTGGCGCGCTGTGAGCCATTGATGGCGGAGCTGTTTCCCGAACTCAGCGCGTGCGCCGGGAAGGTCGAGTCCCCACTGGTAGCCGCCGACCGTCTGCAAGCCGCATTGACGGATCCGGGCAAGCCTCAGGGCACGTGGTTCATCAAGCGCGACGATGCGCTACCGGTTGCAGGTTCCATCAAGGCGCGCGGCGGTTTTCACGAAGTGCTGGCACTGGCCGAGTCGATCGCCATCGAACATGGCCTCATGGAGGCCGGCGGCGATTGCCGGCTTCTCGCCTCGCCGCCTGCGCGGGCGCTGTTTGCGCAGCACACGGTCACGGTGGGCAGCACCGGCAATCTCGGTTTGAGTATTGGCGTGATGGCGGCGGCGCTGGGTTTCGAGGCGGTCGTGCACATGTCCACCGACGCGAAACTGTGGAAGAAAGAGCGCCTGAGGCAACGCGGTGTTCAGGTCGTCGAACACGAGGGCGACTATGCCCAGGCCGTTGCGGGCGGACGCGCGCAGGCGCTGGACATGTCGCGCTGTCATTTCGTCGACGACGAAGGTTCGCTGATGCTGTTTCTCGGCTACGCTGCGGCGGCCCGCCATCTGGCGAGGCAGCTTGCCGAAGCGGGCCGCCGCGTCGACGCAGCGCATCCGCTCTTCGTATACCTCCCATGTGGCGTAGGCGGTGCGCCGGGCGGCATCACCTACGGCCTGACCGCCTTGTTCGGCCCGCATGTGCATTGCTTCTTCGCGGAGCCCGTGGCTTCTCCTTGCATGCTGGTTCAACTGGCGGCCGGTTGCGATGAACCGGTGTCCGTGTATGACATCGGCCTCGACAATCGCACGGATGCCGACGGCCTCGCGGTCGGCCAGGCGTCCTATCTTGTGAGCCCGCTCATGGCCGCACAAGTTGCCGGCGTATTCACGGTCAGCGACGACGAACTCTACACGCAGTTGCACGTTGTCAAACGAACCATGGAGATCGAACTTGAACCGTCAGCCGTGGCGGGCGTCGGGGGACCGGCGTGGCTGAGCGAGTCAACCGCCGGTCGTGACTACCTGCGTACGCGCAATCTCGATCTGAACGCCGCGACGCATGTGATCTGGACCACGGGCGGATCACTGGTGCCGCCCGAGGAGCATCGGCGCTTCCAGGCTCGCGCAAAAGCGCCGGGCGTTCCTCAGGGCTGA